TCATCGCCATACTTTTCATATCGCCCAGATTCTCTCCATAGCTCCGCAGGTGTAACAAACCCCATAAGCACTTCTTGCGCCCCTACAGAATCCATTTCCTCCTTTACGATATAACGCACCTTATCAAGCAGCTTTTTCCCTAATGGCAAAAAATTATAAATCCCACTCCCCATTTGCTGGATAAATCCCCCGCGCACAAGGTATTTATGACTTTTTAAAATGGCATCTTTGGGAGCGTCTTTAAGCGTGGTGAGAAAAAGTTGTGAAAAAAGCATAGCAGTCCTTTATATTAAAATGTCGTATCTTTCTCGCATTTAAAATTATTGAGCATAACAATTTCATCATTAATATCAAACATACTTTTCATCGCCTCGATAATGGGGTCACCTTGAGGCGTTTCGCTTGCCTGTCTTAGCCGCATTGTGGGATTATGCAAAAATGTATTAAACGCACCATGCAAAATTTTTTCAACATTTGAGCGATACTCGCTAGGGATAAAGCCCTTTTTTATGGCTCTATCAAGCTCTTTTAGGCAAGATTGTTTCGCAAGAAAGCGGATATGTTTAATCACAGGCTCAATGCTTAAAGTCTGCAGCCAAGTGAAAAATTCCACTACAAAACCCTCTAAGATTCTATGTGCCTCCTTAGCACTCTCCTGCCTTGCGTCTTTATGCTCTTGGACTACTTCTTGCAAATCATCTACGCAAAAAATCTGCACATTTTTATGCTGTATAGATTCTATATCTCGCGGCAAAGCTAAATCAAACCACCATCGAGGAAAATTTCGCTCCTGCACCATTGGCGCGCTAATAACGCACTTTGGCGCGCTTGTGGCGCTAAAAATCACTGCAAAATCATTTAAAATCTGCTCCAAACGCTCCCAAGATTCTATATGAATATCTTTTGTGTTTAGCTCATCTGCTAGGGCTTTAGCATGGCTTTGCGTGCGTGAAATGAGCGTAATATGTGCTTTAGTGTTTAATAAATGCTTGCACACGAGGCGTCCCATTTCGCCACTGCCAACGACCAAAACAGGCAGGGCTGCTAAAGTTTTACCTTGCTTTTGAAGTGTTTGCTCTGCCATATATACTGCTGTTGAGGCTACAGAGACACTATGAGAAGAAATATTTGTCTGCTGCCTAATGCTTGCTGCGCATTTAAAGGCAAAATGCATAAGGCGCGTCATATCTTTGCTGCAAAATCCATTATCAAAGGCAAATTTATACGCGTTTTTGAGCTGCCCTGTGATTTGCGTTTCGCCAACGACTAAACTATCAAGACTTGAAGCCACGCCAAAAATATGATAAATGGCATATTCATTCAAGCGCACAACTGCTATTTGCTCTAAATGCGCCACATCTATGCCCTTGAATGCACTGAGAGTTTGATAAATATGTGCTAGCGCGCGCTTTTTGTCATACACGCTCACATAAAATTCCACACGATTACAAGTGCAGAGCAAAATACACTCGCTTATGGCTTCATTATGCGTAATTTCGCGCAAAAAAGGGAGCATTTCACTTTCTTTAATACTAAGCCGCTCTCTCATATCAATTTCTACATTTTTATGAGAAAAACTCACCACCATATATTCCATTTGCACCTTTTCTTCCATTATGTGTAGCCTCCCTTAAAATGTCCGCTCAATCATTTGCGCAAGGATTGCTTGCAGTTTGTCATTTCCCTCATTTTGAATAGCCTCCCTAGCTTTGTTTGCATACATTTTGGCTTCATTAATGCTGCGTGTAATGATATTATGCTTTTGCATTTGGAGGCGTATCCACATTGCTTGTTCTGCGTTCAAACTTATCCCAAAATATGAAAGCAGTTGCGCTTGCTCATTAGCATCTAAACATTCATAAAGATACATATAAGGTAGCGTAGTCTTACCCTCCTTAAAATCGCTCATTGCGGGCTTACCAAGCGTGCTAGCATCTTGTGTAATATCCAACACATCATCAACAATTTGAAAAGCAATGCCCAAATTTTCGCCATAGATTCTATAAATATGCTTATTTAAGCCCTTTAAAATCGCGCCACACTCCGCTGCTGCGACAATAAGCGCAGCTGTTTTATCCGCACACATACGAATATAGCGCTCCTTGTGCGTATGGAAGCTTTGCGATAAGCTCACATCTTCAATCTCTCCAACAGATAGTCTAACCACCGCCGCAGACACGCTTTGCGCCAATCGCACATCTAAGGTGCTTAGCTCATAAAATGCCTTAGAATACAGCACATCGCCTAGCATAATGGCATTTTTATTCCCAAAAGTCGCATTTATAGAATCTTTGCCGCGCCTTGTCATTGCCTCATCGATAACATCATCATGCAAAAGCGAAGCACTTTGTATCATCTCAATGAACGCACACACCCGCAAAGCCTCCTCGCTCATACCACTAATGGCTAATAGCAGCTTGCTACGCAGCATTTTTCCATAACTTAAATGCGTGCAAAGCTGCGTTACTTGCTCATTTTTACATTCTGTAATATATTGCTTAATGTGCGCCTTTATGCGCTCTATGGCAAATGCTATATTCATACTTTGCCCACACTTTCGCTAATCACACTTGCCCCAATGCCCTCAATATAAAGCTTTAAATGCGCCTTTTTATCCGCAAAATTTTTAAAATATATCACCAAATGCGGCTCATCTTTTTGCTCGCTATTTCCCCTGCCAAGCGGTATTTTATAGGCATTACGCTGATAGTCCTCATACAGCACGACTTGATGATTAAACTTATCATAGCGAATATGCAGCACAAGCCCTTTATTTTTAAATAATGTCCAGCGAAATTCTAGTATTTTTTGCACATTGCCCACGCTAATATCCGCCTTATATACCTGCTCTTTTTCAAGCTCTAGGCTTTTTTCCCATACCCACAGCGGCGTAGAAGCCAAAGCAATGGAGCAAAGCAAAAAAATTGCTAAATATCTATAGATTTGTGGATACATTCGCGCGCGCATACTATTCATAATTACTCAATATTTTTGCCATAGAATCCAGTGCGAGATTGTTTTTTGCCTCACTTAACGCCTCTGCAAAGCCCTCATCAAAGCGGTATTCACTAAAGGCAGATTCTATATCAATGCCTTGTTTTTCTAAAATCGCCTCATATATCGCTATGCGCTCTAATAAATGCTCTAATTCTAGCCCTACTAAAGTGGGCGAGGCGTTGCAGATGATTTCTTGCCATTTTTGCAGCGGCGTGCCCTCAAAAAATGCGTCCATTATTCACGCTCCTTTGAAAAATCTCTTGTCGATATAGAATCTAGCCTTGTTAAAACCGCTTGCGCGTGCGCTTGAAGTGATTCGCTTTGTGCTAATAGTGCGCAAGCCTCGCCCATTTCTGCCAATGCAGGAGCAGAAAAAGCAATAATGGAACTCCGCTTCATAAAATGCTCCACACTTAAGGGTGAAAAAAATCTGGCACTCCCGCCTGTAGGCAAAGTATGATTAGGACCTGCCAAATAATCGCCAATAGGCTCGCTTGAATACTGCCCTAAAAAAATCGCCCCCGCGTGCTTAATGAGTGGTAGCACTGCGAAAGCTTCATTACATAAAATCTCCAAATGCTCTGGAGCTAGGGCATTTGCAATATCTATACTTTCTTTAAGGCTGCGTGTATGTATCATCACAGCACGATTTTGAATGCTTTTCTCCGCAATGTGAGCGCGGCTTAGAGTTGGCAAAATATCTTGTATATGAGCCTGCACAGATTCTATAAGTGGCAAATTATCGCTTATTAAAATCGAGCTTGCCATTTCATCATGTTCGGCTTGAGAGAGCAAATCATACGCCACATAGCGCGCATTAGCATCTTTATCCGCAATAATGGCTATTTCGCTAGGACCGGCAATCATATCAATATTTACTTCGCCAAAGACTAACTTTTTTGCACACGCCACAAAAATATTTCCCGGACCTGTGATTACATCTACCTTTGGCACTTCTTTGCAGCCATACGCCATAAGCCCTATGGCGCTTGCCCCGCCTACTTTATAAATTTCTTTAATCCCACATAAATGCAATGCCGCAAGCAGCAAAGAATGCGGCTCATTGTTGGGTGTTGGCGAGCATACGACAATTTCTTTAACACCCGCTACAATCGCAGGAATGGCATTCATTAAAAGCGAGCTAGGATAAGCAGCCTTCCCTCCGGGAATGTATAAGCCCGCGCGCTCCATAGGTGTGAGCTTTGAACCAAGCAGGCTGCCATTTGCCTCACAATCAATCCAACTTTTTTCTTTTTGCTTTTGGTGAAAGGCGTAGATTCTATCATAGGCTACATGCAACGCAGATTTAAGCCCTAAGGGAAGTGCGTTATAGGCTTTAAGGCATTGCTCTTGCGTGATACAAATATCGCTAAACTCACGCGCCTCCCATTTATCAAACTGCGCGATATGAGCTTTAATCGCTGCTAAGCCATTTTCCTGCACAGAATCTAGTATCTCTTGCACTATATTGGAGACATTTTTTATATCCATTTTACCGCGCGCTAGCACTTCTTGAAATGCACATTCAAAGCTAGCCGCTCGCACATCAAGGATTTTCATACCATTCCCCACAATTAAAAATAAAATGAGAATTATATACAGCTACTCTAAACAGAGAATCTACACCGCGCATATTAACGCTCGATGATATAAGGCACGCTATGCACGCCTGTGTTAGCCACTGCTTGCGTGAGTGTGGCTGCGCCTTGCGTATCCATTGGCTTACCTTTAATGTCTGCTTGGTAAAGCTGGGAGAGCATGGCTATATCTTTGGCTTGATTGCCACTTTTGTTTTTAAGCGCATTAGCAGCCTTTAGCATAGAATCTTCGCCCAAAAATCCAACTAGTACCATCTCCACATTTGCCTTTTCTAAGTGCGCTTCAAGCTTTTTAAACTCCTCCCTACAATAAGGACAATTCGCATCTGCGACAATATAGAGCGTCTTGCTACTAGGCTTTTTAGCCTTAAAATGAAAGACTTTTCCGCTCTGGCTTTTAAACACCTCTAGCAATTTGATATCAGTCTTAGCCTTTTGCTTCTCTTGAACTTTCGCATAGAATCCTTGCGCTTTAGATTCTGTATTTTTATCTTGAAAAAAAAGCACTTGCGGTTGAAAAATTACCTTTCCATCGCTTGTGGCAAAAAATGGCACTTCTTGATTTTGCGCCTCTATAACCACCATATCTAAGCCATTACCCAAACTTGTGCTTGAGATGACTTTGCCTATAATATCATTAGCTTTTAGCGTTTTTTGCAACTCCTGCACATCGCTTGCACACAGCGCACATAGCAGCGCCAAAAGCAAAACTACACTTCTCATATACTCTCCTTACATAAAAATGCGCAAATATAAATACACAAAAACCATTATAACCGCTTTTTAAGCAAAAACAAACAAGTTTTATATTTTTTTATAAATATAAAAATCTGCAAATGATGTATTTTGTGGATTTTGCGCATCATAAGGGTAGGCATTGGGGATAGATTCTATAAGCTCCCAGCCGCTAATGTGCGCTGCTATCCATTTACTAAAGGCGCGATGTCGCACATGCGCAGTATGTGGCGCATCAACATTAGAAGCATAAATAATTACAAATTGATGCGAAAAAGCAAATAAATTACGCATATATGCTGCATAGATTCTATCATCAATAAGATGATAAATCACATCAAGTGAAAGGCTTAAATCCGCGCTTGTAAAGGGCATTTGCGCTTGATTTTGTAAAAAATATTCCACTTCATAAAAGGCTTTAGTATTGTCTTGCCTAAACTTCTCCCTAAGCCTTTGTATCACAAAGCTTGATACATCAAGCCCAATGTATTGCGGATATGCGCAGAGGCTTAGCTGATTGCCATCGCCGCAGCCCCATTCTAGCACGCGCGCTATGTTATGCTCCTGCACAAAGGTATTAAGCACGCGCGCCTTAAAATCTGCCAAGTGATTATAACTTCCAGCTCCAGAAGCTCCAATGCCCCCCCCTCCTAGCGTCTTAAACGACTTGTAGCGGATTTCCCAATATTCTTGCACATTAAAAGTTATCTTTTCCCGCAGTAATGGATAATGCTTAAATAAATTTGACAAATATATATCATTGCGCCCTTTAGCATTCTCCACCCACAAAGCCCCAGTGCGCGCAAAGTCAATAAAGCTCTTGTGCATTTTGGCATTATGCTC
Above is a window of Helicobacter jaachi DNA encoding:
- a CDS encoding methyltransferase domain-containing protein, producing the protein MANGADLGREQAIFDEKIAAFLRTGEDCGDCAHILHAPLIVSLTSYPARIPTLHYTLYTLFVQDLKPSGIVLYLSEDEFCNKEGDLPKSVLDFKAFGLQIKWCKGNLYGYKKLIYALKDFADSIIVSADDDNLYPTDWLSKLYVAYETNAHFIHCHRAHRITFDKYNHILPYQKWELDVDFIQSVPSFLNLQTGVGGVLYPPHCLYRDIFKQELFLSLCPFGDDLWFWAMAVLNDVKINIVEHNAKMHKSFIDFARTGALWVENAKGRNDIYLSNLFKHYPLLREKITFNVQEYWEIRYKSFKTLGGGGIGASGAGSYNHLADFKARVLNTFVQEHNIARVLEWGCGDGNQLSLCAYPQYIGLDVSSFVIQRLREKFRQDNTKAFYEVEYFLQNQAQMPFTSADLSLSLDVIYHLIDDRIYAAYMRNLFAFSHQFVIIYASNVDAPHTAHVRHRAFSKWIAAHISGWELIESIPNAYPYDAQNPQNTSFADFYIYKKI
- a CDS encoding DUF2018 family protein, which gives rise to MDAFFEGTPLQKWQEIICNASPTLVGLELEHLLERIAIYEAILEKQGIDIESAFSEYRFDEGFAEALSEAKNNLALDSMAKILSNYE
- the hemA gene encoding glutamyl-tRNA reductase, with product MEEKVQMEYMVVSFSHKNVEIDMRERLSIKESEMLPFLREITHNEAISECILLCTCNRVEFYVSVYDKKRALAHIYQTLSAFKGIDVAHLEQIAVVRLNEYAIYHIFGVASSLDSLVVGETQITGQLKNAYKFAFDNGFCSKDMTRLMHFAFKCAASIRQQTNISSHSVSVASTAVYMAEQTLQKQGKTLAALPVLVVGSGEMGRLVCKHLLNTKAHITLISRTQSHAKALADELNTKDIHIESWERLEQILNDFAVIFSATSAPKCVISAPMVQERNFPRWWFDLALPRDIESIQHKNVQIFCVDDLQEVVQEHKDARQESAKEAHRILEGFVVEFFTWLQTLSIEPVIKHIRFLAKQSCLKELDRAIKKGFIPSEYRSNVEKILHGAFNTFLHNPTMRLRQASETPQGDPIIEAMKSMFDINDEIVMLNNFKCEKDTTF
- the hisD gene encoding histidinol dehydrogenase — protein: MKILDVRAASFECAFQEVLARGKMDIKNVSNIVQEILDSVQENGLAAIKAHIAQFDKWEAREFSDICITQEQCLKAYNALPLGLKSALHVAYDRIYAFHQKQKEKSWIDCEANGSLLGSKLTPMERAGLYIPGGKAAYPSSLLMNAIPAIVAGVKEIVVCSPTPNNEPHSLLLAALHLCGIKEIYKVGGASAIGLMAYGCKEVPKVDVITGPGNIFVACAKKLVFGEVNIDMIAGPSEIAIIADKDANARYVAYDLLSQAEHDEMASSILISDNLPLIESVQAHIQDILPTLSRAHIAEKSIQNRAVMIHTRSLKESIDIANALAPEHLEILCNEAFAVLPLIKHAGAIFLGQYSSEPIGDYLAGPNHTLPTGGSARFFSPLSVEHFMKRSSIIAFSAPALAEMGEACALLAQSESLQAHAQAVLTRLDSISTRDFSKERE
- a CDS encoding polyprenyl synthetase family protein produces the protein MERIKAHIKQYITECKNEQVTQLCTHLSYGKMLRSKLLLAISGMSEEALRVCAFIEMIQSASLLHDDVIDEAMTRRGKDSINATFGNKNAIMLGDVLYSKAFYELSTLDVRLAQSVSAAVVRLSVGEIEDVSLSQSFHTHKERYIRMCADKTAALIVAAAECGAILKGLNKHIYRIYGENLGIAFQIVDDVLDITQDASTLGKPAMSDFKEGKTTLPYMYLYECLDANEQAQLLSYFGISLNAEQAMWIRLQMQKHNIITRSINEAKMYANKAREAIQNEGNDKLQAILAQMIERTF